One region of Chitinispirillum alkaliphilum genomic DNA includes:
- a CDS encoding Lipid A biosynthesis lauroyl acyltransferase — translation MKHTLFRKLSYYTEFALLRILQFFISALPRRAALFLGIIAGKVMYLCGIYRSVVIKNIQHTELIPDEKHSEFLKTLYRTMGLYLIDFLRNKKKLPPHRIHNLEIFTSSFSKNKGIIVLLAHFGNWELLADIFGSHIGKVNVVAKPMRNNIVESWLLKKRTSASVKTIYTNKGLRKMLGALKKNEMVAILIDQHFGKMGTPTPFLGKPANTVRTVAGLAHKTGAAVISVYALMNDDYSYDIRIKEIPNPDTTGLTEEAAISRIQHLHNDVLSELISNAPGHWFGWFHRRFKGYVKYR, via the coding sequence ATGAAACATACACTATTCAGAAAATTGTCATATTATACGGAATTTGCTCTTCTGCGGATACTCCAGTTTTTCATCAGTGCACTCCCCAGAAGAGCAGCTCTGTTTCTCGGCATTATAGCTGGTAAAGTCATGTATTTGTGCGGAATATACCGCTCTGTTGTAATTAAAAACATTCAACATACAGAGCTTATTCCAGATGAAAAGCACTCGGAGTTTCTTAAAACGCTCTATAGAACTATGGGCCTTTACCTGATAGATTTCCTCCGCAATAAAAAGAAACTCCCGCCTCACCGGATCCACAATCTTGAAATATTCACCTCATCATTCAGCAAAAACAAGGGGATTATCGTTCTTCTTGCACATTTTGGGAACTGGGAACTTCTGGCTGACATTTTCGGCTCACACATAGGTAAAGTGAATGTCGTAGCCAAACCGATGCGAAATAATATTGTGGAATCCTGGCTTCTGAAAAAAAGGACATCCGCAAGTGTAAAGACTATATACACTAACAAAGGCCTGAGAAAAATGCTTGGCGCCCTGAAAAAAAACGAAATGGTGGCTATCTTGATAGACCAGCACTTTGGGAAAATGGGCACACCGACTCCCTTTCTCGGGAAACCAGCTAACACAGTGCGCACAGTCGCAGGGCTTGCACACAAAACCGGTGCGGCAGTAATTTCTGTATATGCCTTGATGAACGATGACTACAGCTATGATATCCGTATAAAAGAGATCCCAAATCCCGATACCACCGGTCTCACAGAAGAGGCTGCTATCAGTAGAATCCAACACCTCCACAACGATGTGCTCTCTGAGCTGATAAGCAATGCCCCGGGACACTGGTTTGGGTGGTTTCACAGAAGATTCAAAGGGTACGTTAAGTACAGGTAA
- a CDS encoding Asparaginyl-tRNA synthetase, which produces MLIKDVLSMPSAGAQIKVNGWVRTRRDAKEFSFLEINDGSSLQGLQVVIPGTLENYKSEVYHLTTGSSVTVEGLVVESPGKGQNYELQATSVKVYGIAPGDYPLQKKRHSFEFLREIAHLRPRTNSLGAVARVRSSLSFAVHKFFSERNFLNVHTPVITTSDCEGAGSMFRVTTIDPDQPSAKEHGKIDYSRDFFGKQAALTVSGQLEGEAYALAMGRIYTFGPTFRAENSNTPRHLAEFWMIEPEMAFCDLDGDMDLAEEFVRYLASYVLENNSQDIDFFNTRIDNSVLATLEKISSEPFVRISYTEAVELLESSKEKFEYPVGWGKDLQTEHERYLTEKVFNKPVIVFNYPKEIKAFYMRQNDDGRTVRAMDLLVPRIGELIGGSEREERYDVLVQRMKESGLNEKDYWWYLDLRKYGTVPHAGFGLGFERLLLLATGMQNIRDVIPFPRFPGNAEF; this is translated from the coding sequence ATGCTTATTAAAGATGTATTGTCAATGCCTTCAGCCGGAGCACAAATAAAGGTAAACGGGTGGGTGAGAACACGCAGAGATGCCAAAGAATTCTCTTTTCTGGAGATCAATGACGGCTCTTCCCTGCAGGGACTTCAGGTGGTCATCCCCGGCACTCTGGAAAATTACAAATCAGAGGTTTATCACCTCACTACGGGAAGCAGTGTAACTGTTGAGGGGCTTGTTGTCGAATCACCCGGAAAGGGGCAGAACTATGAGCTGCAGGCAACTTCTGTTAAGGTATATGGGATTGCTCCAGGTGACTATCCTTTGCAGAAGAAAAGGCACAGCTTTGAGTTCCTAAGGGAAATAGCTCATTTGAGACCTCGTACCAACTCTCTGGGAGCTGTGGCGCGGGTAAGGAGTTCTCTTAGTTTTGCTGTACACAAATTTTTTTCCGAACGCAATTTTCTGAACGTGCACACCCCTGTTATTACCACCAGTGATTGTGAGGGTGCTGGTTCGATGTTCAGAGTCACTACAATCGATCCTGATCAGCCATCTGCAAAAGAGCACGGGAAGATCGACTACAGCAGGGATTTTTTCGGAAAACAGGCTGCCCTGACCGTAAGCGGGCAACTTGAAGGGGAAGCATATGCACTGGCGATGGGACGAATTTATACCTTTGGCCCGACATTCAGAGCTGAAAATTCCAACACCCCAAGGCATCTGGCTGAGTTCTGGATGATAGAACCTGAAATGGCTTTCTGTGATCTGGATGGTGATATGGATCTTGCAGAAGAGTTTGTCAGATATCTGGCTTCGTATGTATTGGAGAACAATTCTCAGGATATAGATTTTTTCAACACCAGAATCGATAACTCCGTTTTGGCCACACTTGAAAAAATCTCATCCGAACCATTTGTCAGAATAAGCTACACTGAAGCTGTTGAGTTACTTGAGTCAAGTAAAGAGAAGTTTGAATATCCTGTGGGCTGGGGTAAGGATCTGCAGACAGAACATGAACGGTATCTCACAGAGAAAGTTTTCAATAAGCCGGTTATTGTATTTAACTACCCCAAAGAGATCAAGGCATTTTACATGCGGCAAAACGATGACGGCAGGACTGTGCGGGCAATGGATCTTCTTGTACCAAGAATAGGCGAGTTGATTGGAGGAAGTGAGCGGGAAGAACGCTACGATGTTCTGGTGCAGAGAATGAAAGAGAGCGGTCTCAATGAAAAGGATTACTGGTGGTATCTTGATCTGAGGAAATATGGAACCGTGCCACATGCTGGTTTCGGACTGGGTTTTGAGCGGCTGCTTCTGCTGGCTACCGGGATGCAAAACATAAGGGATGTGATTCCTTTTCCGAGATTTCCAGGAAATGCAGAGTTTTAA
- a CDS encoding Adenine phosphoribosyltransferase: MDLDKVIRKVPDFPKPGILFYDITSIFTNPEALRYVVDTMINEYKDTGIDGVISIESRGFLLGSCFAYNKQVPLVLARKQGKLPGKTISQSYLLEYGAATLEIHEADLIPGKRWLVIDDLIATGGTLEAVASMIEKVDASVAGIFSIVGLPFLNYHEKIGRYNPVTLIDYDCE; the protein is encoded by the coding sequence ATGGATCTTGACAAAGTAATACGCAAGGTGCCTGATTTTCCTAAACCGGGCATTCTTTTCTATGACATTACCAGTATCTTCACCAATCCGGAAGCTTTGAGGTATGTAGTCGACACTATGATCAATGAGTATAAGGATACCGGAATTGATGGAGTGATTTCCATAGAGAGTCGTGGGTTTCTTTTAGGTTCATGTTTTGCCTATAACAAACAGGTGCCTCTTGTACTTGCACGCAAGCAGGGTAAATTGCCGGGTAAGACGATATCTCAAAGCTATCTGCTTGAGTATGGAGCTGCAACTCTTGAAATTCATGAAGCGGATCTTATTCCGGGTAAACGATGGCTCGTAATTGATGATCTTATTGCCACAGGCGGAACTCTTGAGGCCGTGGCCTCAATGATTGAAAAGGTAGATGCCAGTGTCGCCGGTATTTTTTCCATTGTAGGATTACCATTTCTTAACTACCACGAAAAGATCGGCAGGTATAATCCTGTCACTCTTATAGATTATGATTGTGAATAG
- a CDS encoding DNA polymerase III alpha subunit, with amino-acid sequence MSSNFVHLHNHTEYSFLDGAIRIPDLVKRAVEFDMPALAITDHGGLFGAVEFYETCMSKGIKPIIGFEAYMAPNSRKDRTTVKDERNYNHLILLAKNNTGWKNLLRLSSLGYLEGFYYKPRIDMELLRQYGEGIIATSACVAGAIPQAILSGDMNKARRITQEYLSIFGEGNFYFELQNHDIDDEIIANEQLIALGREMGVPFIVANDAHYLTKEDSVSHEVLLCIQTQTTMNDPNRYRFSSDQIYFKSPEEMAQLFPDIPEAMSNTIEIAERCNVSIMEKPQLPVPEIPRGLEGPGDYLTVLSRNGLKEKYSHVTPGLEERLDFELNIINSMGFAGYFLIVRDFVLAAQEQGVMVGCRGSAAGSLVAYVIGITNVDPIKYDLIFERFLNPERISMPDADIDFADRDRYKVIDYVIDKYGRDAVCQIINFGRMKAKMVVKDVARAMGIPVAEANRLSGMVNEKNLEISINNNGELQRAIQNNDQYKELFRHAAVLEGLARQAGMHAGGVIIAPADVVNWSPLFKQPGSGVVMTQFDMNYVEKVGLIKMDFLGLRTLTVLQETMRLIQKYHGKIIDLWKLPDHDQETYQLFARGETTGVFQFESKGMQDYLRKLKPTCIEDIIAMAALYRPGPMENIDTFIHRKHGEEEITYLHPMLADILEVTYGVIIYQEQVMRIAQMMGGFTLGQADILRKAMGKKKAETMEEMGQKFVEGAKNKGIDGKIAQGVFDLMAKFAQYGFNKAHATVYAHVSYQAAYLKAHYPLEYMTANLTSFMGTPDGFLIIKNEIDRMGIKVLPPDVNRSEYMCSIDNGNIRLGMGAIKNVGKAAEAIICSRKDKGSFTSIFDLCKSVDLSKVSKKALESLICAGAMDSLEGTRAQLIEAIDKATEYGSSFQKDRISGQANLFENLFDTDGASAVNIPEPPLPGVEPWPYNTLLQKEKEILGFYISGHPLERYSDEIQGFSTISLEHHELPEIKENSMATVGGMITRIKTSVQKDGRQMAFIQLENMGGEIELLVFGDSYEKFSHLLTEDSMILVHGQISKKGNDEKPKLRVDNCIALSEAREKLTRSIHLQLNTLGLEKDFIVEIQDILTSNSGQCSVIFHLTTAAQNEYKIRAKRFSVSPQSEFLEQLRTKIGKENVWIAKTNT; translated from the coding sequence ATGAGTTCAAATTTCGTTCATCTTCACAATCACACGGAATACAGTTTTCTTGACGGAGCTATCAGAATACCCGATCTGGTCAAACGCGCAGTTGAATTCGATATGCCTGCACTTGCCATCACCGATCACGGCGGGCTTTTCGGGGCTGTGGAATTTTACGAAACATGCATGAGTAAGGGCATAAAACCGATTATCGGTTTTGAAGCGTATATGGCGCCCAATTCTCGCAAAGACAGAACCACCGTGAAGGATGAGAGAAACTATAACCACCTTATTCTTTTGGCTAAAAACAACACCGGATGGAAAAATCTCCTTAGGCTGAGTTCATTGGGATATCTTGAAGGGTTCTACTATAAACCGCGAATCGATATGGAGCTTCTGCGTCAGTACGGTGAAGGAATAATAGCCACATCAGCCTGTGTCGCAGGAGCTATCCCTCAGGCGATTCTGTCGGGCGATATGAATAAGGCACGCAGAATCACCCAGGAGTATCTTTCCATCTTTGGTGAGGGGAATTTTTATTTCGAGCTTCAGAACCATGATATAGATGATGAAATCATAGCCAATGAGCAGCTTATAGCCCTGGGGCGGGAAATGGGAGTTCCTTTCATTGTTGCAAATGATGCCCACTACCTTACCAAAGAGGATTCTGTTTCCCATGAAGTGCTTCTGTGTATTCAAACACAGACCACTATGAACGATCCTAACAGATACCGTTTCTCTTCAGACCAGATTTATTTCAAATCACCCGAAGAAATGGCACAGCTTTTTCCCGACATCCCCGAAGCCATGTCCAACACAATCGAGATTGCTGAAAGGTGTAATGTCTCGATTATGGAAAAACCACAGCTTCCGGTTCCGGAGATTCCGCGGGGTTTGGAAGGTCCCGGGGATTACCTCACTGTTTTATCCAGAAATGGTCTCAAAGAGAAATACTCTCACGTTACTCCGGGCCTGGAGGAGAGGCTTGATTTTGAGCTGAATATAATCAACTCCATGGGCTTTGCCGGTTACTTTCTGATCGTAAGGGACTTTGTTCTTGCGGCACAGGAACAGGGAGTGATGGTTGGCTGCAGGGGCTCTGCGGCGGGCAGTCTTGTGGCTTATGTGATAGGGATAACAAATGTCGATCCTATAAAGTATGATCTGATTTTTGAAAGATTTCTCAACCCCGAGCGTATCAGTATGCCTGATGCTGATATTGACTTTGCAGATCGGGACCGGTACAAGGTTATTGACTATGTTATTGACAAGTACGGAAGAGATGCGGTTTGCCAGATAATAAACTTCGGAAGAATGAAGGCTAAGATGGTGGTCAAGGATGTGGCAAGGGCAATGGGTATCCCTGTAGCCGAAGCCAACCGTCTCTCCGGCATGGTCAATGAGAAGAATCTTGAAATATCAATCAACAATAACGGCGAACTTCAAAGGGCTATACAAAATAACGATCAGTACAAAGAACTCTTCCGTCATGCCGCAGTCCTTGAAGGCTTGGCACGGCAGGCTGGAATGCACGCCGGAGGAGTTATAATCGCCCCCGCTGATGTTGTAAACTGGTCACCACTTTTCAAACAACCCGGGTCCGGTGTTGTGATGACGCAGTTTGATATGAACTATGTGGAGAAGGTGGGTCTGATTAAGATGGATTTTCTTGGGCTTCGCACACTGACTGTGCTCCAGGAAACTATGCGTCTTATACAAAAATATCACGGCAAGATAATTGACCTTTGGAAACTTCCGGATCACGATCAGGAAACCTATCAGCTGTTTGCCCGGGGAGAGACGACGGGAGTTTTTCAGTTTGAATCCAAGGGGATGCAGGATTATTTGCGCAAACTCAAGCCTACCTGCATCGAGGACATTATCGCTATGGCCGCGCTCTACCGCCCCGGTCCCATGGAGAACATCGACACCTTTATACATCGTAAACATGGGGAAGAAGAGATCACCTATCTCCACCCAATGCTTGCCGATATCCTCGAAGTTACCTACGGGGTTATCATATATCAGGAGCAGGTGATGCGTATCGCCCAGATGATGGGTGGGTTTACACTTGGTCAGGCAGATATTCTGCGTAAAGCCATGGGTAAGAAAAAAGCGGAAACCATGGAGGAAATGGGACAAAAATTTGTAGAGGGTGCAAAAAACAAGGGCATTGATGGCAAGATCGCCCAAGGTGTTTTTGACCTTATGGCAAAATTTGCGCAGTACGGATTCAACAAGGCACATGCCACAGTCTATGCACATGTCTCTTATCAGGCTGCCTATCTCAAGGCCCATTACCCGCTTGAATATATGACCGCTAACCTGACATCCTTTATGGGAACTCCCGATGGGTTCCTTATTATTAAAAACGAAATTGACCGTATGGGGATCAAGGTACTTCCTCCCGATGTCAACAGAAGTGAATATATGTGCAGTATCGATAACGGCAATATAAGACTGGGCATGGGGGCGATAAAAAATGTGGGCAAAGCTGCTGAAGCAATTATCTGCAGCCGCAAAGACAAAGGGAGTTTCACATCGATATTTGACCTGTGCAAATCAGTGGACCTCAGTAAGGTGAGTAAAAAAGCACTTGAATCACTTATATGTGCCGGAGCAATGGACAGCCTTGAGGGAACCAGGGCTCAGCTTATCGAAGCAATCGATAAGGCGACAGAGTATGGAAGCAGTTTTCAAAAAGACAGGATATCGGGTCAGGCAAACCTCTTCGAAAACCTCTTCGATACAGACGGCGCTTCAGCGGTGAATATTCCCGAGCCTCCCCTTCCGGGGGTTGAACCCTGGCCCTATAATACTCTTCTGCAAAAAGAAAAGGAGATCCTTGGATTTTACATCAGCGGCCATCCCCTTGAGAGGTACAGTGATGAGATTCAGGGTTTTTCCACCATTTCTCTCGAACACCATGAACTGCCGGAGATAAAAGAGAATTCGATGGCCACAGTGGGGGGAATGATTACCAGAATAAAAACAAGTGTTCAAAAAGACGGCCGTCAGATGGCTTTTATTCAGCTTGAAAACATGGGGGGAGAGATTGAGTTGCTTGTATTCGGGGATTCCTACGAGAAATTCAGTCACCTTCTGACAGAAGATTCCATGATTTTGGTTCATGGGCAGATCAGCAAAAAAGGTAATGATGAAAAACCTAAATTACGGGTAGACAACTGCATTGCTCTTTCGGAAGCACGGGAGAAATTAACCAGAAGCATTCATTTACAACTCAACACCCTGGGGCTTGAGAAAGACTTTATTGTAGAGATACAGGATATTCTTACCAGTAACAGTGGGCAATGCTCTGTGATTTTTCACCTGACAACAGCAGCTCAGAATGAATACAAGATCAGGGCAAAACGTTTCAGTGTCTCCCCGCAGAGTGAGTTTCTTGAGCAACTTCGGACAAAAATCGGAAAGGAAAATGTATGGATAGCAAAAACAAACACATAA
- a CDS encoding 1-acyl-sn-glycerol-3-phosphate acyltransferase, translating to MDSKNKHIKKGSLFHSFLFVIWTVISTTLYAMTCIILSLFTKNNARKVAQAWNTHLLAIGRVKLRVIGKEKLSPDERYVFFANHQSALDIPALYSGLHHAVSFIAKKELFMIPLFGWGLRAVGHTWIDRSNARNAHKSIQRAVKTLHKEKVSLILFPEGTRSEDGKLKKFKTASFSLAIKAGVKIVPVTIIGSARVLPKKSTKIIPGEITLKISEPVDPKNLKGMTKAEISSLVRDEIEKNLTAPTA from the coding sequence ATGGATAGCAAAAACAAACACATAAAAAAGGGCAGCCTGTTTCACTCCTTTTTATTTGTGATATGGACCGTTATCAGCACAACTTTGTATGCAATGACCTGCATCATTTTAAGCCTTTTTACAAAGAATAACGCCAGAAAAGTAGCCCAGGCCTGGAACACCCATCTTCTTGCAATCGGAAGAGTTAAGCTTAGGGTTATAGGCAAAGAGAAACTCAGTCCCGACGAAAGATATGTGTTCTTTGCCAACCACCAAAGCGCTCTGGACATACCCGCACTCTACTCCGGTCTTCACCACGCGGTAAGCTTTATCGCAAAGAAAGAACTGTTCATGATACCATTGTTTGGATGGGGACTCCGGGCTGTAGGACACACCTGGATTGACAGGTCAAATGCCCGCAATGCTCACAAATCCATACAAAGAGCAGTCAAAACCCTTCACAAAGAAAAGGTATCACTTATCCTGTTTCCAGAAGGCACCAGAAGCGAAGATGGCAAGCTGAAAAAATTTAAAACCGCCAGCTTTTCACTTGCAATCAAAGCTGGAGTGAAAATTGTCCCGGTTACAATAATCGGAAGTGCAAGAGTGCTTCCTAAGAAATCCACCAAAATCATTCCCGGAGAAATCACACTGAAGATTTCAGAGCCTGTTGACCCGAAAAATCTCAAAGGTATGACAAAAGCAGAAATTTCATCTCTTGTCAGAGACGAAATTGAGAAAAACCTTACAGCTCCGACAGCCTGA
- a CDS encoding Outer membrane protein Imp, required for envelope biogenesis, which yields MLFIIFVGTTVYPDSGDVVVSVQKSEPGITDSVSYQSDYIEYDAVKREFYLIGRAVVRYQNVTLLADTIIYTTETDQFRATGNPHLIEGNDTTSGESMVYNIRTRRGRVQYATARFDDAWFSGNQVIKSEKDELFVDEGDYTSCEYVENPHYFFYGKNIKIVPDDKIISRPVVFNIGDAPVAVLPYFIFPLDRSRRSGWLTPVWGGSPGRGGYVDNVGYYFVPNDYVDFLLSSKIQEFNYFVLNAESQYALRYVLDGKISARYVLDEDILSRSRMWSVDYRHNQMLTPDGRTRLSGRGSIVSQRNFYQRFSEDSDELQEQNLTANMTLNHRFSAINASALLRWNRTHNLVTDQIREDIPSLEFRLPNRPLFSATAGQDPSWYNKIYYSYNTRANVRRNAYGNDSLPGFVRPGMVHDFNMSAPQTLFRYITLNPTFSTSLSSFYGAIDTTVRDTNWVSRTVEYEISDISGDERYPDYELVNISPNIFINEYGDMDTTYIVTKVSQPEAHLVRDTLDQFVTTGAWQAGVNASTNLYGTFAFRLFNMTGLRHTLTPSIGYQYLPEHNLDKQFFDIGIPYTRPRERQQLLTLNIANQFQGRRQVASGDKGKTREEKFQLLSVGMSTAYDFEADNRRWRDLNLNASTSHRNVNVRFNSAFWLYDQNDLLSAPIMKNYRLNISTGSFRVRGTLWDGDLLSFDSHQESQSPQAAQEWSLSINPSFTYSASRTAPGEPFVPSKQYTLSASAGLNFTNSWSLNWNGAYNFITDQFVRNSFVLRADLECWEMQFTWRPERLNPGYHFRINIKKIPDIKWEQRG from the coding sequence ATGCTGTTCATCATTTTTGTAGGCACCACCGTCTATCCTGATAGCGGTGATGTCGTCGTTTCCGTTCAAAAAAGTGAACCGGGAATAACCGATAGTGTGAGCTATCAGTCTGATTATATCGAATATGATGCAGTGAAGAGGGAATTCTACCTTATTGGCAGGGCTGTGGTCAGGTATCAGAATGTGACACTGCTGGCAGATACAATAATATACACAACCGAAACCGATCAGTTCAGGGCAACGGGTAATCCTCATTTAATTGAGGGAAATGACACTACTTCCGGCGAATCCATGGTTTACAATATAAGGACAAGGCGGGGGAGAGTGCAGTATGCAACCGCCCGTTTTGATGATGCGTGGTTTAGTGGAAACCAGGTCATAAAAAGTGAGAAAGATGAGCTTTTCGTGGATGAGGGCGATTATACTTCGTGTGAGTATGTAGAAAATCCCCACTATTTTTTCTATGGAAAAAACATAAAAATCGTTCCTGACGACAAAATTATCAGCCGCCCGGTGGTGTTTAATATCGGTGATGCTCCGGTGGCCGTTCTTCCCTACTTCATTTTCCCCCTGGACAGAAGCAGAAGGAGCGGGTGGCTCACGCCTGTATGGGGTGGAAGTCCTGGGAGGGGGGGCTATGTTGATAACGTGGGATACTATTTTGTACCCAATGACTATGTCGATTTTTTGTTGAGCTCAAAAATTCAGGAATTTAACTATTTCGTGCTCAATGCTGAGAGCCAGTACGCACTGAGGTATGTTCTTGATGGGAAAATATCTGCCCGATATGTTCTTGATGAAGATATTTTAAGCCGCAGTCGGATGTGGTCAGTTGATTACAGGCATAATCAAATGCTTACTCCCGATGGTAGAACCCGTTTAAGCGGAAGGGGCAGCATCGTTTCGCAGCGTAATTTCTACCAGAGATTCAGTGAAGACTCCGATGAGTTACAGGAGCAGAACCTTACCGCTAATATGACTCTGAATCACCGTTTCAGTGCTATAAATGCAAGCGCTCTTCTCAGATGGAACAGAACACATAACCTTGTCACTGATCAGATCAGGGAAGATATCCCTTCCCTTGAATTCAGACTTCCCAACCGCCCGCTCTTCTCTGCCACAGCGGGGCAAGACCCTTCCTGGTACAACAAAATCTACTACTCCTATAATACGAGGGCAAATGTGCGAAGAAATGCATACGGTAACGATTCCCTTCCGGGATTTGTTAGACCGGGTATGGTGCATGATTTCAACATGTCCGCCCCACAGACTCTTTTCCGGTATATAACCCTGAACCCAACATTTTCAACCAGTCTTTCATCATTTTACGGGGCCATAGATACAACTGTAAGGGATACCAATTGGGTTAGCCGTACTGTTGAATATGAAATCTCTGATATTTCTGGGGATGAGAGATATCCTGATTATGAGCTGGTTAACATCTCCCCGAACATATTTATTAATGAATATGGGGATATGGATACCACCTATATTGTAACCAAAGTAAGTCAGCCAGAGGCGCATCTGGTGCGCGATACTCTTGATCAGTTTGTTACAACCGGGGCCTGGCAGGCTGGTGTAAACGCATCGACCAACCTCTATGGTACATTCGCCTTTCGTCTTTTCAATATGACCGGTCTTCGTCACACGCTGACCCCAAGTATCGGGTATCAGTATCTGCCGGAGCACAATCTCGACAAGCAGTTCTTTGATATAGGAATTCCCTACACACGCCCAAGGGAACGCCAGCAACTCCTGACCCTGAATATAGCCAATCAGTTTCAGGGAAGGCGTCAGGTGGCTTCGGGTGATAAAGGAAAGACCCGGGAGGAGAAATTCCAGCTGCTCTCTGTGGGGATGAGTACCGCCTATGATTTTGAGGCTGATAACAGACGATGGAGAGACCTGAATCTCAACGCATCAACCTCTCACCGCAACGTAAACGTACGGTTCAATTCCGCTTTCTGGTTGTATGATCAGAATGATCTGCTATCGGCCCCCATAATGAAAAATTACCGGTTGAATATCTCCACCGGGAGTTTCAGGGTCAGAGGTACACTCTGGGATGGGGATCTGCTCTCTTTTGACTCTCACCAGGAATCTCAGTCACCACAAGCTGCTCAGGAATGGAGCCTAAGCATAAATCCCTCCTTTACCTATTCTGCTTCCCGCACCGCGCCGGGAGAACCCTTTGTCCCCTCAAAACAGTATACCCTAAGTGCCTCTGCAGGGTTGAACTTCACCAATAGCTGGTCTCTGAACTGGAACGGGGCGTATAATTTTATAACGGATCAGTTTGTCAGGAACAGTTTTGTGCTCAGGGCTGATCTGGAGTGTTGGGAGATGCAGTTTACCTGGCGTCCTGAAAGACTCAACCCCGGATATCATTTCAGGATAAACATAAAGAAAATACCCGATATTAAGTGGGAGCAACGAGGGTAG
- a CDS encoding Nucleoside diphosphate kinase gives MSVQERTLAIIKPDAVGNKVAGEIISIVEKSGLEIKAMKMVHLNSLTAGEFYDVHRGKPFYDSLLTFMSSGPSVAMVLQGENAISRWRELMGATDPQKAEPNTIRNKYGSVVQKNACHGSDSPENALKEVSFFFPSVELL, from the coding sequence ATGAGTGTGCAGGAAAGAACTCTTGCCATAATTAAGCCGGATGCTGTTGGTAACAAAGTCGCAGGGGAGATAATTTCTATTGTCGAAAAGAGTGGACTTGAAATCAAAGCCATGAAAATGGTTCATCTGAATTCTCTTACAGCCGGGGAGTTTTACGACGTGCACAGGGGGAAGCCTTTCTATGACAGTCTGCTTACTTTCATGTCCAGCGGACCATCTGTAGCTATGGTGCTTCAGGGTGAAAACGCCATTTCAAGATGGAGGGAGCTTATGGGAGCAACAGATCCTCAAAAAGCTGAGCCTAACACTATAAGAAACAAATATGGTAGTGTGGTTCAGAAAAACGCCTGCCATGGTTCGGATTCTCCAGAAAATGCACTGAAAGAGGTATCCTTCTTTTTTCCGTCTGTGGAGCTTTTGTAA
- a CDS encoding Protein YcaR in KDO2-Lipid A biosynthesis cluster — protein MIDKELLDILCCPETKQDLTLIEGEKVAEINSRIKEGKVKNRAGETVKEKIDSALLREDKKVLYPVREDIPIMLIDEAIPCDQFAF, from the coding sequence ATGATTGATAAAGAATTGCTTGATATCCTTTGTTGCCCCGAAACAAAACAGGATCTTACTTTGATTGAAGGCGAAAAGGTAGCAGAAATCAACAGCAGGATAAAAGAAGGTAAGGTAAAGAACCGGGCAGGGGAAACTGTGAAGGAAAAAATCGATTCAGCTCTGCTCAGAGAAGATAAAAAAGTTCTTTACCCTGTGCGGGAAGATATTCCGATCATGTTGATCGACGAGGCGATTCCCTGCGATCAGTTTGCCTTTTAA
- a CDS encoding serine/threonine kinase gives MGSTEGAEDERPVRELHISPFSMHAKEVTWGMYNECVQAGRCTPAHYDDGKCFQWTGNGFKSVIVPLQYRNEQFPIICVTWFQARDFCRFAGMRLPSEAQWEYAARAGTDNRYSWGDDFPDRCTDQNSNGPRPVGSCTPNRWGLYDMTGNVWEWTSDFYEKTAYAHYSDSNPRGPGAGQYRTIRGGGWYSGPSELRTTNRNWFSPGFAEVSVGFRCVK, from the coding sequence ATGGGCAGCACCGAGGGGGCTGAAGATGAGCGTCCTGTCAGGGAATTGCACATAAGCCCGTTTTCAATGCATGCCAAAGAGGTAACCTGGGGGATGTACAACGAGTGTGTTCAGGCTGGCAGATGCACCCCTGCTCACTACGATGACGGCAAGTGTTTTCAGTGGACTGGCAATGGTTTTAAAAGTGTAATAGTTCCACTGCAGTACAGAAATGAGCAATTCCCGATAATCTGTGTTACATGGTTTCAGGCAAGGGACTTTTGCCGGTTTGCGGGTATGCGACTGCCCAGTGAAGCTCAATGGGAATACGCCGCCAGAGCCGGTACAGATAACCGATATTCATGGGGAGACGATTTTCCCGACAGATGCACAGACCAAAACAGTAACGGCCCCCGCCCGGTGGGATCATGCACACCTAACAGGTGGGGTTTATACGATATGACAGGCAATGTGTGGGAGTGGACCTCCGATTTCTACGAAAAAACAGCTTACGCCCACTACTCCGATTCCAACCCCAGGGGGCCGGGGGCAGGTCAGTACAGAACGATACGGGGCGGCGGATGGTACAGCGGACCTTCAGAGCTTCGCACCACCAACCGCAACTGGTTTTCACCGGGGTTTGCGGAGGTGAGTGTGGGATTCAGGTGTGTAAAATAG